The Fusobacterium necrophorum subsp. necrophorum genome includes the window CATGCTCTGATGAAAGAGTTGACCGAAGCACAGAAAGTAAAGGTACTGTTGGCTCAAGCTTTATTTGGGGAGCCGGATGCCCTGTTATTGGACGAACCGACCAACGGTTTGGATATCAAGGCAATTAGCTGGTTGGAAAACTTTATTATGAATTTGGAACATACCACCGTTTTGGTTGTTTCTCATGATAGACACTTCTTAAATAAGGTATGTACTCACATTACGGATATTGATTATGGAAAAATTAAAATGTATGTGGGAAACTATGATTTCTGGTATGAATCCAACCAATTGATGATACAATTGATTTCTAATAAAAACAAGAAATTGGAACAAAAAAGACAGGAATTGCAAGAATTTATTGCACGTTTCAGTGCGAATGCTTCCAAGTCAAAACAGGCAACTTCCAGAAAGAAACAATTGGAAAAATTACAATTGGAAGATATGCAAATTTCCAATCGAAAATATCCTTTTATTGAATTTAAACCGGATCGAGATGCCGGAAATAATATGTTGAAAGTGGAGAATTTATCGAAAACAATTGATGGAATCAAAGTGTTGGACAATGTAAGTTTTACCATTAACACAGGAGATAAGGTAGTTTTCTTGGCAAAAAATGACATTGTCAAGACGACTTTATTAAATATTTTAGCCGGAGAAATGGAAGCGGATTCCGGAACTTATACTTGGGGAGTTACGACTTCACAAGCCTATATGCCGAGAGATAACAGTGCTTTCTTTAATAATCCGGATTTAAATTTAATTGAATGGTTACGACCGTATTCACCGGATGAACATGAAGCCTTTGTTCGAGGATTTTTAGGAAGAATGCTATTTTCGGGAGAAGAAACTTTAAAAAAATGTACGGTTTTATCCGGAGGAGAAAAAGTTCGTTGCATGCTGTCGCGGATGATGTTGTCGGGAGCCAATGTGCTCTTATTTGATAATCCGAGCGATCACTTGGATTTGGAATCCATCACTTCTTTGAATAAGGCATTGATAAAATTTAAGGGAACCATTTTATTTGGAGCCCATGATCATGAATTTATTCAAACTGTGGCGAATCGTATTATTGAAATTACTCCGAGCGGACTGGTTGACAAATGGATGTCCTATGATGAATATTTGGAAGATGAAGAGCTTCAAACAAAAATTGAAGCGATGTATGCGGAATAAGCAAAAGAGAGGAAAACATGTTTATAGATGAAGTTGTGATTACGGTAAAAGCGGGAAATGGCGGAGA containing:
- a CDS encoding ATP-binding cassette domain-containing protein, which produces MIITSGLGMRFSGRKLFEDANLKFTPGNCYGIIGANGAGKSTFVKILSGDLEATEGEVIFDKKKRMSVLKQDHFQYEEEEVLNVVLMGNKILWDIMVEKNAIYAKEEFTDEDGLRAAELEGEFAELNGWEAETEAETLLMGLGIGADFHHALMKELTEAQKVKVLLAQALFGEPDALLLDEPTNGLDIKAISWLENFIMNLEHTTVLVVSHDRHFLNKVCTHITDIDYGKIKMYVGNYDFWYESNQLMIQLISNKNKKLEQKRQELQEFIARFSANASKSKQATSRKKQLEKLQLEDMQISNRKYPFIEFKPDRDAGNNMLKVENLSKTIDGIKVLDNVSFTINTGDKVVFLAKNDIVKTTLLNILAGEMEADSGTYTWGVTTSQAYMPRDNSAFFNNPDLNLIEWLRPYSPDEHEAFVRGFLGRMLFSGEETLKKCTVLSGGEKVRCMLSRMMLSGANVLLFDNPSDHLDLESITSLNKALIKFKGTILFGAHDHEFIQTVANRIIEITPSGLVDKWMSYDEYLEDEELQTKIEAMYAE